One window of the Crassaminicella thermophila genome contains the following:
- a CDS encoding ATP-binding protein, with amino-acid sequence MFERSIGRVINVDSFRVTVELDNDIKSLYKSGYQDIYEIARINSYVILPIGSERIVALITKVRISDETELELSSNSISLPKSKRYLIATMIGTIDSSDNYVQGVYNFPILDNPVWYIMKEELEIIFDQSLEDELIDFKKDYFLPIGKSPAFFDFDIKINPDKFFGKHAAILGNTGSGKSCTISSILQTVFKTKYRYKEGNTIKSEYIKNAHIIVFDTNGEYSKAFTFDNPDLNNRVNTFKIDKDGIRVPFWFMNYNDFDYLFKPSEQTQSPILKKAIAIAKSNTDFTSGEDTKKEINITETLIGMQVDNIINLINSINIDNGDFKLKNYIYHELPLHSENAKKLKSKYSEDFEKLLECKSKLRQNGKYVNGPLDFETLSQVLENLISKREEDYIAVEAENKKELRNETNIDIPGYFNFIEIINTYIDAAIDDIGESKSKYKEYLSSLKMRLSSFYADDRFNIPFMLKEKDFNNSLAIFLKYLVGVLSLDDNELKEENIFTKYKFQKEEGEYKNISNSNNISQISILDMSLLPYEVLENITGLIARLILEFLQRIEKVKEYKDKRGKLPIVLVLEEAQNYIPEIDENKDRISISKKIFQRIAREGRKYGLSLVISSQRPSELSRTILSQCNTFIVHRLQNPEDQRYINKIVSSANEDILNQLSVLPQRHAIIMGDAVRSPVLVRINEVNPKPDSDDPEFFRNWIKEPSNDIDFNKVTDNWLKR; translated from the coding sequence ATGTTCGAAAGGAGCATAGGAAGAGTTATCAATGTAGATAGTTTTAGGGTTACTGTTGAATTAGACAATGACATTAAAAGTTTATATAAGAGTGGATATCAAGATATCTATGAGATTGCAAGAATTAACTCATATGTTATTTTACCTATTGGTTCTGAAAGAATAGTTGCTTTGATAACAAAAGTTAGAATAAGTGATGAAACAGAATTAGAACTGTCTTCAAATTCAATTTCATTACCAAAATCTAAAAGATATCTTATTGCAACGATGATAGGTACCATTGACAGTTCCGATAATTATGTCCAAGGAGTTTACAATTTTCCAATTCTAGATAATCCAGTTTGGTATATTATGAAGGAAGAACTAGAGATAATTTTTGACCAATCCTTAGAGGATGAGTTGATAGATTTTAAGAAAGATTATTTCTTACCAATTGGAAAATCTCCTGCTTTTTTTGACTTTGATATTAAGATAAACCCTGACAAGTTTTTCGGAAAGCATGCAGCTATCCTTGGAAACACAGGTTCTGGGAAATCGTGTACAATCAGTAGTATACTCCAAACTGTTTTTAAGACAAAGTACAGATATAAGGAAGGCAACACAATTAAAAGTGAATATATTAAGAATGCACACATAATAGTTTTTGATACAAATGGAGAATATAGTAAAGCTTTTACCTTTGATAATCCAGACTTAAATAACAGGGTAAACACTTTTAAGATAGATAAAGATGGGATAAGGGTTCCATTTTGGTTTATGAATTACAATGATTTTGATTATTTATTTAAACCATCTGAACAAACACAGTCACCAATACTAAAGAAAGCTATTGCAATTGCAAAATCAAATACTGATTTTACATCAGGTGAAGATACTAAAAAAGAAATTAATATAACTGAAACTTTAATAGGGATGCAAGTTGATAATATAATTAATCTAATAAATTCAATAAATATTGATAATGGAGACTTTAAATTAAAAAATTATATATATCATGAACTTCCTTTACATTCAGAGAATGCAAAGAAACTAAAGAGTAAATACTCAGAAGATTTTGAGAAGTTGTTAGAGTGCAAAAGCAAATTGAGGCAAAACGGGAAATATGTAAACGGACCTTTAGATTTTGAAACACTAAGTCAAGTTTTAGAGAATCTTATTAGTAAAAGAGAAGAGGACTATATTGCAGTCGAAGCTGAAAACAAAAAGGAGCTAAGAAATGAAACAAATATAGATATTCCTGGGTACTTTAACTTTATTGAAATTATTAATACTTATATTGATGCAGCAATAGATGATATAGGTGAGTCAAAATCAAAATATAAAGAATATTTATCAAGTTTAAAGATGAGATTGAGTAGTTTCTATGCTGATGATAGATTTAATATTCCTTTTATGCTAAAGGAAAAGGATTTTAATAATTCATTAGCAATTTTTCTAAAATATTTAGTAGGTGTTTTAAGTTTAGATGATAATGAGTTAAAGGAAGAAAACATTTTTACAAAATATAAGTTTCAAAAGGAAGAAGGAGAATATAAAAACATATCTAATTCAAATAATATTAGTCAAATATCAATTTTAGATATGTCACTTTTACCCTATGAAGTGTTGGAGAATATTACAGGACTAATTGCAAGATTAATATTAGAGTTTCTTCAAAGAATAGAGAAGGTTAAAGAATATAAAGACAAAAGAGGAAAACTACCTATTGTTTTGGTTCTTGAAGAGGCTCAAAATTATATCCCAGAAATAGATGAAAATAAAGATAGAATTTCTATTTCAAAAAAAATATTCCAAAGAATTGCTAGAGAGGGAAGAAAATATGGTCTATCATTAGTTATTTCTTCTCAAAGACCATCAGAGCTTTCAAGGACAATTCTATCTCAATGTAATACATTTATTGTACATAGGCTACAGAACCCTGAAGACCAAAGGTATATTAATAAAATAGTATCATCAGCAAATGAAGATATTTTAAATCAGCTCTCTGTATTACCACAGAGACATGCAATAATTATGGGCGATGCGGTTAGAAGTCCTGTTTTGGTTAGAATAAATGA
- a CDS encoding SIR2 family protein, translated as MCINITNDGIEKLCKSNFYVGGKDWLKDFCKSIGKEECVECIKTKGYEDKQEEFKKITDKIRLYLKNYLQLDNVSFLFGAGSSIHLGSISIRQIPKQIEDKINEDTNIKKLFNNLIKQFSAVDIVSRTKDEEINIPLEQFLNYLLGLKFVLEKSKKVHICDELKEKEDIEKLDMLIKIIKQELFKLCDLDSISLEENRFAKSNPNIKQIMQDNGKYYYHKKLIKALLQRPLNLKRVNIFTTNYDLAFENSFDELGVQYIDGFTGFHKRTFKPESYDYDIYYPGTTTEGKVRRVERVIRYFKLHGSISWLQDKLDTFNQYGLVEKPIDLIRNNLELAGNLIIYPTSCKKEYTLDFPYSELFRQFAATITQSQSVLFCIGYSFCDEHINDIIYQALSIPSFTLVVIDYLGTKNPEIDRLKDLKDPRIIILQGEYLGDFKSFATDIMPNFHEIEMREKVTSTLRKLYESGIGEEDVSCSKGA; from the coding sequence ATGTGCATTAATATTACTAATGATGGAATTGAAAAACTTTGCAAAAGCAATTTCTATGTCGGAGGTAAAGACTGGCTAAAAGATTTTTGCAAATCAATTGGTAAAGAAGAATGTGTTGAATGTATTAAAACCAAAGGTTATGAAGATAAACAAGAAGAATTTAAAAAAATTACAGATAAAATCAGACTATATTTAAAAAATTATTTACAGTTAGATAATGTAAGTTTTTTATTTGGAGCTGGTAGTTCAATTCATCTTGGCTCTATCTCTATTAGACAGATACCAAAACAAATAGAAGATAAGATTAATGAGGATACAAATATTAAAAAATTGTTTAATAATCTTATTAAGCAGTTTAGTGCTGTTGATATTGTTAGTAGAACTAAAGATGAAGAAATAAATATACCTTTAGAGCAATTCTTAAATTATCTATTAGGATTGAAATTCGTACTAGAAAAGTCTAAGAAAGTTCATATATGTGATGAATTAAAAGAAAAAGAAGATATTGAAAAATTAGATATGCTAATTAAAATAATAAAGCAAGAACTGTTTAAATTATGTGATTTAGATAGTATTTCATTAGAAGAAAACCGGTTTGCAAAATCTAATCCAAATATAAAACAGATTATGCAAGATAATGGGAAATATTATTATCACAAGAAGTTGATAAAAGCATTACTACAAAGACCACTTAACTTAAAAAGGGTAAACATATTTACAACAAATTATGATTTAGCTTTTGAAAATAGCTTTGATGAATTAGGAGTACAATACATAGATGGTTTTACAGGATTTCATAAAAGAACATTTAAGCCAGAATCATATGATTATGATATATATTATCCAGGAACAACTACAGAGGGTAAGGTTAGAAGAGTTGAAAGAGTAATTAGATATTTTAAATTACACGGTTCAATTTCATGGCTACAGGATAAATTAGATACCTTCAATCAATATGGATTAGTTGAAAAGCCAATAGATTTAATCAGAAACAATCTAGAGCTAGCAGGTAACTTAATTATATATCCAACTTCATGTAAAAAAGAATACACTTTAGATTTCCCTTATTCTGAATTGTTTAGGCAGTTTGCTGCAACAATAACTCAATCTCAATCTGTATTATTCTGTATAGGATATAGTTTTTGCGATGAACATATAAATGATATAATATATCAAGCTCTTTCCATTCCAAGCTTTACTCTTGTAGTTATAGATTATTTAGGAACAAAAAATCCTGAAATAGATAGACTTAAAGACCTAAAAGATCCAAGGATAATAATACTACAAGGAGAATATTTAGGAGACTTTAAATCTTTTGCTACAGACATAATGCCTAATTTTCACGAAATAGAAATGAGAGAAAAAGTCACTAGTACTTTAAGGAAATTGTATGAGAGTGGCATTGGAGAGGAAGATGTGTCATGTTCGAAAGGAGCATAG
- the glmS gene encoding glutamine--fructose-6-phosphate transaminase (isomerizing), with the protein MCGIVGYIGEKEVAPILIEGLSKLEYRGYDSAGVAIFDQDEIKVRKFKGRISILEENLQKETIKGTLGIGHTRWATHGEPSDRNSHPHTNCSGSIALIHNGIIENYMKLKEWLIEVNGDHFQSETDSEVIAHLIDYFYDGDLLDAVYKAIDKMEGAYAIGVICKDEPDKIVAVRKDSPLIVGLGENENFIASDIPALLKYTRDIYLIENDEVVLLTKEGVKIFNELRQEVKRDVFKVTWDAEAAEKEGYAHFMMKEINEQPRGVYETLHRRLDKEDNIVLDGIKITKEDLDKINKVYIVACGTAYHAGLVGKYAIEKFAKIPVDVEVASEFRYRDPFVDENTLFIAVSQSGETLDTLAALREAKRKGARILSVVNVVGSSVARESDDVFYTWAGPEIAVASTKAYTTQLISMYLLSLHMAMTKGTLTEEQYKAYIKELKEMPDKIQAILDDHETIQQLADEQFNNENVFYIGRGLDVTVAYEGSLKLKEISYIHSEAIAAGELKHGTIALIEEGRLVVALATQDKLYDKMLSNIQEVRARGAYVIGVAKKGNKEIEKSADKVIYIPDTLDELTPILSVIPLQILAYYIAVARGCDVDKPKNLAKSVTVE; encoded by the coding sequence ATGTGTGGAATTGTTGGATACATTGGAGAAAAAGAGGTAGCACCTATATTGATAGAGGGATTGTCAAAACTTGAATATAGAGGATATGACTCAGCTGGAGTTGCTATATTTGATCAAGATGAAATAAAGGTTAGAAAATTTAAAGGAAGAATCAGTATATTAGAAGAAAACTTACAAAAAGAAACGATAAAAGGAACATTAGGGATTGGGCATACAAGATGGGCAACACATGGAGAGCCATCCGATCGAAATTCACATCCTCATACAAACTGTTCTGGAAGTATTGCGCTTATTCACAATGGAATTATTGAAAATTATATGAAACTAAAAGAATGGTTAATAGAAGTAAATGGCGATCATTTTCAATCAGAAACAGACTCTGAAGTAATTGCTCATTTGATTGATTATTTTTATGATGGAGACTTACTAGATGCAGTATATAAAGCAATTGATAAAATGGAAGGAGCTTATGCAATAGGTGTAATCTGTAAAGATGAACCAGACAAAATTGTAGCTGTAAGAAAGGATAGTCCACTTATAGTAGGTCTTGGAGAAAATGAAAATTTTATTGCATCTGATATTCCAGCCTTATTAAAGTATACAAGAGATATATACTTGATTGAAAATGATGAGGTAGTATTGCTTACAAAAGAAGGTGTAAAAATATTTAATGAGTTAAGACAAGAAGTAAAAAGAGATGTATTTAAAGTGACTTGGGATGCAGAAGCAGCAGAAAAAGAAGGATATGCGCATTTTATGATGAAAGAAATCAACGAGCAGCCAAGAGGAGTATATGAAACACTACACAGAAGACTAGATAAGGAAGATAATATTGTACTTGATGGAATTAAAATTACAAAAGAAGATTTAGATAAAATCAATAAAGTATATATTGTAGCTTGTGGTACTGCATATCATGCAGGATTAGTAGGGAAATATGCTATTGAAAAATTTGCAAAAATTCCAGTGGATGTAGAAGTGGCATCAGAGTTTCGATATAGAGATCCATTTGTAGATGAAAATACACTATTCATTGCAGTAAGTCAATCAGGAGAAACCTTAGATACTTTAGCAGCACTTAGAGAAGCGAAAAGAAAAGGTGCAAGAATTTTATCAGTCGTTAACGTGGTGGGTTCTTCTGTAGCAAGAGAATCAGATGATGTATTCTATACTTGGGCAGGACCAGAAATTGCAGTAGCATCAACAAAAGCATATACAACTCAGCTTATATCTATGTATCTTTTGTCACTGCATATGGCAATGACAAAAGGAACACTAACAGAGGAACAATACAAAGCTTACATTAAAGAATTAAAAGAGATGCCAGATAAGATTCAAGCAATTTTAGATGATCATGAAACTATTCAACAGTTAGCAGATGAACAATTTAACAATGAAAATGTATTTTATATCGGTAGGGGATTAGATGTAACTGTTGCATATGAAGGATCATTAAAATTAAAAGAAATATCATATATTCATTCAGAAGCTATTGCAGCAGGAGAGCTAAAGCATGGAACAATCGCTCTTATTGAAGAAGGAAGACTTGTTGTAGCACTAGCAACTCAGGATAAGCTTTATGATAAGATGCTTTCAAATATTCAAGAAGTACGTGCAAGAGGAGCATATGTAATTGGTGTTGCTAAGAAGGGCAATAAAGAAATTGAAAAATCAGCAGACAAAGTAATTTATATACCAGATACATTAGATGAGCTTACACCAATATTAAGTGTGATTCCACTACAAATACTAGCATATTATATAGCAGTGGCAAGGGGTTGTGATGTAGATAAGCCAAAAAATCTTGCAAAGTCAGTTACTGTGGAGTAG
- the glmM gene encoding phosphoglucosamine mutase encodes MGKLFGTDGVRGIANIELTADLAYKLGRIGSYILTNGKKKAKIVIGKDTRISGDMLEAALVAGILSTGSDCLCVGVVPTPAVSYLTRHYEADAGIVISASHNPVEYNGIKFFNKNGFKLPDEIEEKIEDMILNDKEIDIHPSGKDLGRKIEIDDAIKQYANFLKSTIDVDLRGMKIAVDCANGASYVAAPSVLSALGAEIKIIHHKPDGFNINLNCGSTHPEEVQRLVLDWGADVGLAFDGDADRLIAVDEKGQIVDGDKILTICGSSLKEKGKLPHDTVVATVMSNIGLEKALEKKGCKVVKTKVGDRYVLEKMKEEGYVLGGEQSGHIIFLEHNTTGDGLLSALQFLSVVKEKNQSVSKLASMMTTYPQVLVNAKVSNDKKSKYMEDPVIAEEIEKLEKLMDGEGRVLIRPSGTEPIVRVMIEGKDESQLKVLSEGLAKLIEERLA; translated from the coding sequence ATGGGAAAGTTGTTTGGGACTGATGGAGTAAGAGGTATTGCAAACATAGAATTGACGGCAGATTTAGCGTATAAACTAGGGAGAATTGGTTCTTATATACTTACAAATGGAAAGAAAAAAGCAAAAATTGTTATAGGGAAAGATACAAGAATATCAGGAGATATGCTAGAAGCTGCATTAGTTGCAGGAATATTGTCAACAGGATCAGATTGTTTATGTGTAGGGGTTGTACCAACACCTGCTGTGTCATATTTAACACGTCATTATGAAGCAGATGCTGGAATTGTTATTTCAGCTTCTCATAATCCAGTTGAATACAATGGTATAAAGTTTTTTAATAAAAATGGATTTAAATTGCCAGATGAAATTGAAGAGAAGATAGAAGATATGATACTTAATGATAAAGAAATTGACATTCATCCATCAGGAAAGGATCTTGGAAGAAAGATTGAAATTGATGATGCTATAAAGCAATATGCAAACTTCTTAAAAAGTACAATAGATGTAGATTTAAGAGGGATGAAGATTGCTGTTGATTGTGCCAATGGGGCATCTTATGTAGCAGCTCCTTCTGTATTATCTGCATTGGGCGCTGAAATAAAAATTATTCACCATAAGCCAGATGGATTTAATATTAATCTAAATTGTGGATCTACACATCCTGAAGAAGTACAAAGGCTTGTTCTCGATTGGGGTGCTGATGTAGGGTTAGCTTTTGATGGAGATGCTGACAGACTTATTGCGGTAGATGAAAAAGGGCAAATTGTAGATGGGGACAAGATCCTTACAATATGTGGAAGTAGCTTAAAAGAAAAAGGAAAGCTTCCGCATGATACAGTAGTGGCTACGGTTATGAGCAATATAGGACTAGAGAAAGCATTAGAAAAGAAAGGATGCAAAGTAGTAAAAACAAAAGTAGGAGATAGATACGTACTAGAGAAGATGAAAGAAGAAGGATATGTCCTTGGTGGAGAACAATCGGGACACATCATATTTTTAGAGCATAATACTACAGGAGATGGACTGCTTTCAGCGCTTCAGTTTTTAAGTGTTGTAAAGGAGAAAAATCAGTCCGTATCAAAGTTAGCAAGTATGATGACTACTTATCCTCAAGTTTTAGTAAATGCAAAGGTAAGTAATGATAAGAAATCAAAGTATATGGAAGATCCAGTTATTGCTGAAGAAATTGAAAAATTAGAAAAACTAATGGATGGAGAAGGAAGGGTACTTATAAGGCCTTCAGGAACAGAACCAATTGTAAGAGTAATGATTGAAGGGAAGGATGAGAGTCAATTAAAGGTATTAAGTGAAGGATTAGCAAAACTAATCGAAGAAAGATTGGCATAA
- a CDS encoding carbon starvation CstA family protein, protein MNSLWLILVSIIIFGIAYVTYGSWLAKQWGVDPTRKTPAHTKNDGVDYVPAKAPVLLGHHFASIAGAGPIVGPIAAAVFGWVPVMLWILIGGIFFGGVQDFGSLFASIRHDGRSIGEIIEANMGRNMKRLFSIFAWLTLLLVVAAFVNIVANTFVSVPAAASASVLFIILAVLFGFFVYRKGAPIGIASVIGVILLFLCIVLGNMFPLVLSKNAWIAILLGYIFIASVTPVWILLQPRDYLNSFLLYAMLIGAVLGLVFYRPTIQLPAFTGFTASNGLKLFPMLFVVVACGAISGFHSLVGSGTTSKQMDSEADAKAVGYGGMLIECVLAVIAIITAAYITKDKFAELAGAGGPVNVFSDGIGVFMSKFGIPYEIGKSFVALAVSAFALTSLDTGTRLGRFIFQEMFENPEKEKQSFLTNRFVATGITVVLGGWLALGSWTAIWPIFGSANQLLAALALITIAVWLKNSGKKYIMFAIPMTFMFIVTITALWQLLQANLAKGNNILVFFAVFLLVLAIVLAVSGIKVLRSSSRPKIKA, encoded by the coding sequence ATGAATTCATTATGGTTAATTCTTGTAAGTATCATCATTTTCGGTATTGCTTATGTAACTTATGGTTCTTGGCTTGCAAAACAGTGGGGAGTAGACCCAACAAGAAAGACACCTGCTCATACAAAAAATGATGGAGTAGATTATGTACCAGCAAAAGCACCTGTATTGCTAGGACATCACTTTGCATCGATTGCTGGAGCAGGTCCTATTGTAGGTCCTATTGCAGCAGCTGTATTTGGTTGGGTGCCAGTAATGCTCTGGATTTTAATAGGTGGTATTTTCTTTGGTGGAGTGCAAGATTTTGGTTCTTTGTTTGCGTCTATAAGACATGATGGTAGATCTATAGGCGAAATCATCGAAGCAAATATGGGAAGAAATATGAAAAGATTATTTTCTATATTTGCATGGTTGACACTTTTATTGGTTGTTGCGGCATTTGTAAATATAGTTGCAAATACATTTGTAAGTGTACCTGCTGCAGCTTCAGCGTCTGTTCTATTCATTATATTAGCAGTATTATTTGGATTTTTTGTATATAGAAAAGGAGCGCCAATCGGTATTGCTAGTGTTATAGGAGTTATTTTGTTATTTTTATGTATTGTTCTAGGAAATATGTTTCCTCTTGTACTTAGTAAAAATGCATGGATTGCTATTTTGTTAGGGTATATTTTCATAGCATCTGTTACACCTGTATGGATATTACTTCAACCTAGAGATTATTTGAACTCATTCTTATTATATGCAATGTTAATTGGTGCAGTATTAGGACTTGTATTTTATAGACCAACTATTCAACTACCAGCATTTACAGGCTTTACAGCTAGCAATGGATTAAAGCTTTTCCCAATGTTGTTTGTTGTTGTTGCCTGTGGTGCTATATCTGGTTTCCACTCACTTGTTGGATCAGGAACAACTTCAAAGCAAATGGATAGTGAAGCAGATGCAAAAGCTGTAGGGTATGGTGGAATGTTAATTGAGTGTGTATTGGCAGTTATTGCTATTATCACAGCTGCTTATATTACAAAAGATAAGTTTGCAGAATTAGCTGGTGCAGGTGGACCTGTCAATGTATTTTCTGATGGTATTGGTGTGTTTATGTCAAAGTTTGGAATACCTTATGAAATAGGAAAATCTTTTGTTGCACTTGCTGTATCTGCATTTGCATTAACAAGTTTGGATACAGGAACAAGACTTGGCAGATTTATTTTCCAAGAGATGTTTGAAAATCCAGAGAAAGAAAAACAATCTTTCCTAACAAATCGTTTTGTAGCTACAGGTATTACTGTTGTATTAGGGGGATGGTTGGCATTAGGAAGCTGGACAGCAATATGGCCAATATTTGGTTCAGCAAACCAACTACTTGCAGCATTAGCACTTATTACAATTGCTGTTTGGTTGAAAAATAGTGGAAAAAAATACATTATGTTTGCAATTCCTATGACGTTTATGTTTATAGTTACGATTACTGCATTATGGCAATTATTACAAGCCAATTTAGCAAAAGGAAATAACATTCTTGTATTCTTTGCAGTATTCTTATTAGTACTTGCGATTGTTCTTGCAGTTTCAGGAATTAAGGTGTTGAGAAGTTCATCAAGGCCTAAAATTAAAGCATAA
- a CDS encoding 2-oxoacid:acceptor oxidoreductase family protein yields MATQEIICAGFGGQGVMSMGQLLTYAGMIEGKNVSWLPSYGPEMRGGTANCSVIVSDTPIGSPIVIDATSAIVMNLPSLLKFEKSLVKDGLLLINSSLIDQKTSRDDVKAYYVPANEIANELGNGKVANMVMLGAFLEITKVVEIDSILAALKKVFGPAKEHLLPLNKEALEKGAATVRG; encoded by the coding sequence ATGGCAACACAAGAAATTATTTGTGCTGGATTTGGCGGTCAAGGTGTTATGTCTATGGGCCAGCTTTTAACCTATGCAGGGATGATAGAAGGAAAAAATGTTTCTTGGCTTCCATCCTATGGACCAGAGATGCGCGGAGGTACTGCAAACTGTAGTGTGATTGTTTCAGACACACCAATAGGTTCTCCTATTGTAATAGATGCAACTTCTGCTATTGTTATGAATTTACCTTCTCTTTTAAAATTTGAAAAAAGCCTTGTTAAGGATGGATTACTGCTTATAAATAGTTCATTGATTGATCAGAAAACATCAAGAGATGATGTGAAAGCTTACTATGTACCAGCTAATGAAATTGCAAATGAATTAGGGAACGGAAAAGTTGCAAATATGGTTATGCTTGGTGCATTCTTAGAAATTACAAAGGTTGTTGAAATAGATTCAATTCTTGCAGCACTAAAGAAAGTATTTGGGCCTGCAAAAGAGCATTTGCTTCCGTTAAATAAAGAAGCTCTTGAAAAAGGTGCAGCTACTGTAAGAGGATAA